A window of the Isosphaera pallida ATCC 43644 genome harbors these coding sequences:
- a CDS encoding DUF1501 domain-containing protein, translating into MPMSDLVPHLHKHADDIALIRSCVADSVVHAPALYQMNSGRTSMGWPSLGSWLTYGLGSENANLPGFVVMAQPQGTPEGGAPCWGAGFLPASHQGTLFRAGPNPIVNLKPARPTINEDQQRATLDLLGDLNRASPWYHPEDDPLEARIASYELAHRMQSAAPEAIDLSNESPETRALYGLDHPQTAEFGARCLIARRLVERGVRFVQLYSGGGPVAWQWDAHHDVDANHEKMCGLTDQPIAALLTDLKRRGLLEETLVIWGGEFGRTPVAEGGGRGRDHNNEGFSMWMAGGGVKGGTILGATDEIGFRAIEDRAHVNDLHATILHLMGLDHLRLTFHHHGRDERLTDVGGRVLHPILA; encoded by the coding sequence ATGCCGATGTCCGACCTCGTGCCCCACCTGCACAAGCACGCCGACGACATCGCGCTGATTCGCTCCTGCGTGGCCGACAGCGTGGTTCACGCCCCTGCGCTTTATCAGATGAACAGCGGCCGAACCTCGATGGGCTGGCCTAGCCTAGGCAGTTGGCTGACCTACGGCCTAGGTAGCGAGAACGCCAACCTGCCGGGCTTTGTGGTCATGGCCCAACCCCAAGGCACTCCCGAGGGCGGCGCGCCGTGCTGGGGGGCGGGCTTTTTGCCCGCATCGCATCAGGGCACCTTGTTCCGCGCCGGTCCTAACCCGATCGTCAACCTCAAACCCGCCCGACCTACGATCAACGAAGACCAGCAACGCGCTACCCTCGACCTCTTGGGCGACCTCAACCGCGCCTCGCCGTGGTATCACCCCGAGGACGACCCCCTGGAAGCCCGCATCGCCTCCTACGAATTGGCCCACCGTATGCAGTCCGCTGCGCCCGAGGCGATCGACCTATCGAACGAGTCGCCCGAAACCCGCGCGCTTTACGGCCTGGACCATCCCCAAACCGCCGAGTTCGGCGCGCGGTGCCTCATCGCCCGGCGTCTGGTCGAGCGCGGGGTCCGGTTCGTCCAACTCTACTCCGGCGGCGGACCGGTCGCCTGGCAATGGGACGCGCACCACGACGTGGACGCCAACCACGAGAAAATGTGCGGACTCACCGATCAACCAATCGCCGCGCTTCTGACCGATCTCAAGCGACGCGGACTGCTAGAGGAAACCCTGGTCATCTGGGGTGGCGAGTTCGGCCGAACTCCGGTCGCCGAAGGCGGCGGCCGAGGACGCGACCACAACAATGAAGGCTTCAGCATGTGGATGGCCGGAGGGGGAGTCAAGGGGGGCACAATTCTGGGGGCCACTGACGAGATCGGCTTCCGTGCCATCGAGGACCGCGCCCACGTCAACGATCTTCACGCCACCATCCTTCACCTGATGGGGCTGGACCACCTGCGCCTCACGTTCCACCACCACGGACGCGACGAGCGGCTCACCGATGTGGGTGGCCGCGTTTTGCACCCAATTCTCGCCTGA
- a CDS encoding TPR end-of-group domain-containing protein — MRPQTLAAVSRRNIDPLDRLLDEAEGYLILGLPAASARLLESRPHWTARRARWAFLKGWTLKRQGDLRAAVSLLEEALRLDPGQFEAGLMLAWCHRRTHRLAQAIDDLESLKPIAPTSARLRYNLACYWSLACCPRKAVVELETALMLRPHWIARALREPDFDPIRNDPHFLRIIPFAPPTLATEPAANSNGPLHVNLKSNASGTDH, encoded by the coding sequence GTGAGACCGCAAACCTTGGCCGCCGTGTCCCGTCGCAACATCGACCCGCTCGACCGTCTGCTAGATGAAGCCGAAGGTTACCTCATTCTAGGGTTACCCGCGGCTTCGGCCCGGTTGCTCGAATCGCGCCCCCACTGGACCGCTCGGCGCGCCCGGTGGGCGTTCCTCAAAGGATGGACGCTCAAGCGTCAGGGTGATCTCCGCGCCGCGGTCAGTCTACTGGAGGAGGCCCTTCGGCTCGATCCTGGACAATTCGAGGCCGGCCTGATGCTGGCGTGGTGCCACCGCCGCACCCATCGGCTCGCTCAGGCCATCGACGACCTGGAGTCGCTCAAACCGATCGCTCCGACCTCAGCGCGGCTGCGCTACAACCTAGCCTGCTACTGGAGCCTGGCCTGCTGCCCCCGCAAGGCGGTGGTCGAACTGGAAACCGCTTTGATGCTTCGGCCCCATTGGATCGCCCGCGCCTTGCGCGAACCGGACTTCGACCCGATTCGCAACGATCCGCACTTCCTTCGAATCATCCCGTTCGCTCCGCCCACGTTGGCCACCGAGCCCGCCGCCAACTCCAACGGCCCCTTGCACGTCAACCTCAAGTCCAACGCCTCGGGAACCGATCACTAA